Proteins from a single region of Dehalococcoidia bacterium:
- a CDS encoding DM13 domain-containing protein codes for MSLLTRKSVLIILVVVAIPVLAFAWWLLSPLFLNTTVNEEFPLSATADMPEGVSQEEAEDIMEGMAKINMEAAEPMPDTMTEARVLASGKFRDADSFHKGSGDVNLYRLPSGDAVLRFEDLSVTNGPDLHVLVSTHPDPMTKGELRDAGYSTLGQLKGNRGDQNYEIPSSVDPDTISSVIIYCMPFHVIFSVAPLFDQG; via the coding sequence GTGAGCCTTCTAACCAGGAAATCGGTTCTCATCATCTTGGTGGTCGTGGCAATTCCGGTACTTGCCTTTGCGTGGTGGCTCCTTTCTCCGCTCTTCCTGAACACCACTGTCAACGAGGAGTTCCCTCTCTCGGCTACCGCCGATATGCCTGAAGGTGTCTCCCAGGAAGAGGCAGAGGACATCATGGAGGGCATGGCCAAGATAAACATGGAAGCCGCCGAGCCTATGCCGGACACGATGACCGAGGCGCGGGTCCTGGCCTCGGGTAAGTTCAGAGATGCCGATAGCTTCCACAAGGGCAGCGGCGACGTAAATCTGTATCGGCTGCCAAGTGGAGATGCAGTGCTGAGGTTCGAGGACTTGTCCGTAACCAATGGCCCTGATCTGCACGTGTTGGTCTCGACTCATCCCGACCCTATGACTAAGGGTGAGCTCAGGGACGCCGGCTACTCAACACTGGGACAGCTCAAGGGGAACCGTGGCGATCAGAACTACGAAATCCCGTCCAGTGTCGATCCTGACACCATCAGTTCGGTGATCATCTACTGCATGCCGTTCCACGTGATTTTCAGCGTCGCTCCTCTCTTTGATCAGGGCTAG
- a CDS encoding CoA transferase has protein sequence MANRRARTGIRGRLLMDKALNGVRVIDLTQFEAGTSCTQMLAWLGADVIKVEEPTRGDPGRNVMGSNGAGHDSSYFMNLNSNKRSVTLNLKTEEGRNILFELVKQGDIVAENMAPGAIERLGIGWDRLKEVNPRIILARIKGFGTYGPYSEYKSFDPVAQAAGGAVAATGSPETPPVRPGITIGDTGTGMHAVIGILAALWQRQATGKGQQVEVSMQDAVVNIARIWMNSYADTGESPPRRGGSRWVGRPGSGLFKCAPGGPDDYVFMTANVRRLRMWHALLTTIGREDLIEDPIYSDPTNHPEAAEEINDNIESWTMQHTKQEAMSILGEAGVPCSACFNADDIYNDPHLKERGMIVSYDHPERGQFTMPGCPVQLEDSPVEVTAPPLLGQHTESVLGELLGFTGAETSRLREASVL, from the coding sequence GTGGCTAACAGACGCGCTCGAACCGGGATTAGAGGGAGGCTGCTGATGGACAAGGCGCTGAACGGGGTACGGGTGATCGATCTAACGCAGTTCGAGGCTGGAACGTCGTGCACTCAGATGCTGGCATGGCTCGGAGCCGATGTCATCAAGGTCGAGGAGCCCACACGCGGCGACCCTGGTAGGAACGTAATGGGCTCGAATGGCGCTGGCCACGACTCCTCATACTTCATGAACCTGAACTCCAACAAGAGGAGCGTGACGCTCAACCTGAAGACCGAAGAGGGTCGCAACATCCTGTTCGAGCTGGTCAAGCAGGGCGACATAGTCGCGGAGAACATGGCTCCTGGCGCGATAGAGCGGCTCGGCATCGGCTGGGACAGGCTCAAAGAGGTCAACCCGCGCATCATCCTGGCTCGCATCAAGGGGTTCGGCACCTACGGCCCATACAGCGAGTACAAGAGCTTCGATCCCGTTGCGCAGGCAGCAGGTGGTGCGGTTGCGGCCACAGGATCGCCAGAAACTCCTCCGGTCAGGCCCGGTATCACCATTGGAGACACCGGAACGGGCATGCATGCCGTGATCGGTATCCTTGCTGCGCTATGGCAGCGACAGGCAACGGGCAAGGGCCAGCAGGTTGAGGTGTCCATGCAGGACGCCGTGGTGAACATCGCTCGAATTTGGATGAACTCTTACGCCGATACAGGCGAGTCGCCTCCCCGACGAGGCGGTTCGCGTTGGGTCGGCAGGCCAGGTTCCGGGCTGTTCAAATGCGCCCCAGGTGGTCCGGACGACTACGTGTTCATGACTGCCAACGTACGTCGCCTGAGGATGTGGCACGCGCTCCTGACAACCATCGGCAGGGAAGACCTGATCGAAGACCCGATCTATTCGGACCCGACCAACCATCCCGAGGCGGCCGAGGAGATCAACGACAACATCGAGTCCTGGACTATGCAGCACACGAAGCAGGAGGCAATGAGCATCCTGGGCGAGGCCGGGGTGCCGTGCAGCGCATGCTTCAACGCCGACGACATCTACAACGACCCGCACCTCAAGGAGCGCGGGATGATCGTCAGCTACGACCACCCGGAACGTGGCCAGTTCACCATGCCCGGCTGCCCGGTGCAGTTGGAGGACTCGCCGGTTGAGGTTACAGCTCCCCCACTGCTGGGTCAGCATACGGAGAGCGTCCTCGGCGAACTGCTTGGTTTCACAGGGGCAGAGACATCGCGCCTGCGCGAGGCGAGCGTGCTGTAG
- a CDS encoding haloacid dehalogenase type II: MLQEEVKALVFDVFGTVVDWRSSITREGEKLGKRKGVTNVDWEEFADAWRGGYGPSMNLVRTGELPWTRIDDLHRMVLDELLEKFGIEGLTEKEKVDFNKAWHRLDGWPDSAAGLTRLKTKYVIGTLSNGNVALLTNMAKHAGLPWDCILSAELAKHYKPDPEAYLMAADILGLEPSQVMMSAAHKGDLKAARAQGLKTAFIPRPGEHGPRREIDTSSEDWIDVVATDFNDLAAKMGT; the protein is encoded by the coding sequence ATGCTCCAAGAAGAAGTCAAAGCCCTGGTGTTCGACGTCTTTGGCACCGTAGTCGACTGGCGCTCCAGCATCACCCGTGAGGGTGAGAAGCTTGGAAAGCGCAAGGGGGTCACTAACGTGGACTGGGAGGAGTTCGCGGACGCATGGCGAGGCGGCTACGGCCCTTCGATGAACCTGGTGCGTACCGGAGAACTCCCGTGGACCAGGATCGATGATCTTCACCGTATGGTGCTTGATGAACTCCTGGAGAAGTTCGGTATCGAGGGCCTGACCGAAAAGGAAAAGGTCGACTTCAACAAGGCGTGGCACCGGCTCGACGGCTGGCCCGACTCCGCCGCCGGATTGACCCGCCTGAAGACCAAATACGTTATCGGCACGCTTTCAAACGGCAATGTCGCCCTCCTGACCAACATGGCCAAGCACGCAGGTCTGCCGTGGGACTGCATTCTGTCTGCGGAACTTGCCAAGCACTACAAGCCCGATCCTGAGGCGTACCTGATGGCCGCCGATATTCTCGGACTGGAGCCCTCGCAGGTGATGATGTCCGCTGCACACAAGGGTGACCTCAAAGCTGCACGCGCGCAGGGACTCAAGACTGCGTTCATCCCGCGTCCTGGGGAGCACGGGCCACGGCGTGAAATCGATACCTCCTCTGAGGACTGGATCGACGTAGTGGCGACCGACTTCAACGACCTCGCTGCCAAGATGGGCACGTAG
- a CDS encoding MFS transporter: MFPKKLQFAQRAIELPHLAAFRYRDYRYTWLANMCSGAAMWTFIVAITWLILEKSGKSGDVGILTFASMLPFLVVSPIAGLIADRLDRRSIVRFTFLASAVVTALVAVLAYTDAFESMVHGLISPVMSLDAVELMLLGILTFASGTMRSTQEPAIASLIPNQVPQRDLLNAITLNAATRHGARFFGLLVASPLLAIDVIGAPGVLILSTLFQLAGTVLISMAKTRSTGESAPQHGLFRSMIDGLVYIYTDRMISIFILLVAFHCALVMSYDSVMPVFTRNALGAVDGSILGYMVMGFGIGSLIVTVLMAGVRTERNKGRWLLWTGIVSGVIPILLAFSPSTIPAIVVATVMGGAQSAFMALTTTYVQTLAPDRLRGRISSLYILHAGGIMAFANLGYGFIADLYSSPPILYATGAIFLVFIFSANASLPDLRRVYRTGQAVAA; this comes from the coding sequence ATGTTCCCTAAAAAGCTTCAATTCGCTCAGCGCGCCATCGAGCTTCCCCACCTGGCAGCATTCAGGTATCGGGACTACCGGTACACGTGGCTGGCCAACATGTGCTCCGGCGCGGCCATGTGGACCTTCATTGTCGCAATCACTTGGCTCATTCTCGAAAAGTCGGGTAAGTCAGGCGACGTTGGGATCCTGACTTTCGCGTCGATGCTGCCTTTCCTGGTAGTTTCGCCGATTGCAGGTCTCATAGCCGACCGTCTTGACCGGCGCTCCATAGTGAGGTTCACATTCCTCGCAAGCGCCGTTGTAACTGCACTGGTCGCTGTGCTCGCCTACACCGATGCGTTTGAATCGATGGTGCATGGACTGATTTCGCCGGTGATGTCACTCGACGCGGTCGAGCTTATGCTCCTGGGCATCCTGACCTTTGCCTCAGGCACCATGCGATCCACACAGGAACCGGCGATTGCATCGTTAATTCCGAACCAGGTACCGCAGAGAGACCTGCTCAACGCGATTACGCTTAACGCGGCAACACGACATGGCGCGCGATTCTTCGGCCTACTTGTCGCGTCTCCGCTGCTGGCAATAGATGTCATAGGCGCCCCGGGAGTGCTCATATTGAGCACACTGTTCCAACTTGCCGGAACTGTTTTGATTTCAATGGCGAAAACTCGCTCTACCGGCGAGTCCGCACCACAGCACGGTCTTTTCCGAAGCATGATCGATGGGCTTGTGTACATCTACACGGACCGGATGATATCGATTTTCATCCTGCTCGTGGCATTCCACTGTGCGCTCGTAATGTCGTACGACTCGGTCATGCCCGTCTTTACCAGGAACGCGTTAGGGGCCGTGGACGGCTCGATACTCGGGTACATGGTGATGGGATTCGGCATCGGGTCGCTGATCGTTACGGTGCTCATGGCAGGCGTGAGGACTGAACGAAACAAGGGCCGGTGGCTGTTATGGACCGGAATCGTCAGCGGGGTAATTCCGATCCTGCTGGCGTTCAGTCCCAGCACCATTCCTGCAATAGTAGTCGCTACGGTAATGGGCGGAGCCCAGTCTGCATTCATGGCGTTGACGACTACTTATGTGCAGACACTCGCGCCAGACAGACTTAGAGGTCGCATATCGAGCCTGTACATCCTCCATGCGGGGGGGATCATGGCATTCGCCAACTTGGGGTACGGGTTCATCGCGGACCTCTACTCGTCCCCTCCCATACTCTACGCGACAGGCGCGATATTCCTGGTGTTCATCTTCAGCGCCAACGCGAGCCTGCCTGACCTGAGGCGGGTCTACAGAACGGGGCAGGCGGTCGCGGCTTAA
- the dnaE gene encoding DNA polymerase III subunit alpha, translated as MFTHLHTHTEYSLLDGLSRLEPLVHRTKELGMESLAITDHGGMYGAIDFYQLAKSEGIRPIIGCEMYVAPGSRHERNPDERSPYHMTVLARDYKGYQNLVKLVTTSHLEGFYYRPRVDREILERYHEGLIVMSGCASGEVPLLITQGRLDEARATASWYREVFGDYYLEIMRHGDVPELPAINSGLLDIHRDLGIPIVATNDSHYILQEHARFQDILICIHTNTNVEDSKRLRMEEASYYLKSPQEMEDLFHDLPEAIENTQLIADKCDLDIDFSQLRLPQYQVPEGTTPFEYLSNICWEGLSERMPNASDSEKERLKYELEVIRQTNFDNYFLVVWDIARFVRERDIFFAVRGSAAASLVLYCLGVTNVNPLPYRLVFERFLNLERKEMPDIDMDFQDDRREEVINYVVDKYGREHVAHIITFGTLGARAAIRDVGRALAMPYADVDRVARMIPMRLGITLKDAKSEAGSELGEAIEADESIRELIQTAEGLEGVTRHSSTHAAGVVISQQPLDEVVPLQRPQKSDGSGSVATTTQYAMDPVAALGLLKMDFLGLVNLTVLAKARDLISEHRGIHFDLTEIPLDDTSAFDLLSRGETVGVFQLEGSGMTRYIKELKPNTLSDVAAMIALYRPGPMEHISTFIDAKHGRVPVSYLHPDLEDILEETYGVIVYQDQVLHIAQTFAGYTLGEADIVRKAMGKKIPAIMAEERDKFLEGAKGQGFTSQLSEQVFSLVEPFAGYAFNKAHSVSYGLISYWTAYLKANYTPEYMVALLNSYVGHTDRITTAIAECQRLKIQVLPPSFTKGYTDFTLESQQDGSIAIRYGMGAVKNVGTASVDAVVESRERLGGFESIEEMCRESEEMAGVNRKTLECLIKVGALDDFGDRAAVLESMDRIISLAQSEARLRDSNQSTMFDLFGESVSAPLTTISLPDVRSSDREREEWERELIGVSLSSISVLSSILTMADSEHIVFRSDIDQNLAGQKVSVVGQVASVTQRFTRNNKPFIIAGLGLMDGQIEVFVWEEQMQESEGLWEVGQTVAVAGTVRVREDQISISCTNAGLFSPDEPEKQSEEPSVTKSPAAVVSEVRDSAARYDEDLEQKRDYSETSANGTANGASDKNGDVNGEIPSLAHSRPVVPNQLSLMIRETDSPVDDQMMLDDVKRLLLEYSGSDQVMLEIAAQGQIHRLEWTTIQVNACDELRDRLEEVLADSGSVSLQPALT; from the coding sequence ATGTTCACCCACCTCCACACGCACACTGAATACTCCCTGCTCGACGGACTCAGCCGTCTCGAACCATTGGTCCATCGCACTAAAGAGTTGGGCATGGAGAGCCTCGCCATCACCGATCATGGCGGCATGTACGGAGCGATCGATTTCTATCAGCTTGCCAAGTCTGAAGGCATTCGCCCGATCATTGGCTGCGAGATGTACGTCGCTCCTGGCAGCCGGCACGAGCGCAACCCTGACGAGCGCAGCCCATACCACATGACTGTACTGGCGCGGGACTACAAGGGATACCAGAACCTGGTCAAGCTAGTCACGACTTCTCACCTCGAGGGCTTCTACTATCGTCCACGCGTGGACCGGGAGATCCTGGAACGCTACCACGAGGGGCTGATCGTGATGTCCGGGTGCGCAAGCGGCGAGGTGCCGCTTCTGATCACCCAGGGGCGACTAGATGAGGCTCGCGCAACTGCGTCCTGGTATCGAGAGGTCTTCGGGGACTACTACCTGGAGATCATGCGTCATGGCGACGTGCCAGAGCTCCCGGCGATCAACAGTGGCCTGCTAGACATTCACCGGGACCTTGGCATCCCTATCGTCGCCACGAACGATTCACACTACATTCTCCAGGAGCATGCCCGGTTCCAGGACATCCTGATCTGCATTCATACAAACACTAACGTTGAAGACAGCAAGCGTCTTCGCATGGAGGAGGCGTCCTACTACCTCAAGAGTCCTCAGGAGATGGAAGACCTGTTCCACGATCTTCCTGAAGCCATAGAGAACACCCAGCTAATTGCCGACAAGTGCGACCTGGATATCGACTTCAGCCAGCTCAGGCTGCCCCAGTACCAGGTTCCTGAGGGCACAACTCCTTTCGAATACCTGTCCAACATATGCTGGGAGGGCCTGAGCGAACGCATGCCCAATGCCAGTGATTCAGAAAAGGAGCGTTTGAAGTACGAACTCGAAGTTATCAGGCAGACCAACTTCGACAACTACTTCCTGGTCGTCTGGGACATCGCCAGATTCGTCCGCGAACGCGATATATTCTTCGCCGTGAGGGGCAGCGCGGCTGCCAGCCTCGTCCTGTACTGCCTGGGTGTAACTAACGTAAATCCGTTGCCCTACAGACTGGTCTTCGAGCGCTTCCTGAACCTGGAACGCAAGGAGATGCCTGACATCGACATGGACTTCCAGGACGACCGCCGCGAGGAAGTCATCAACTACGTTGTTGACAAGTATGGACGTGAGCACGTCGCCCACATCATAACTTTCGGCACGCTTGGCGCTCGCGCAGCGATTCGCGACGTCGGGCGTGCGCTCGCCATGCCGTACGCAGACGTGGACCGTGTGGCCCGGATGATCCCGATGCGCCTTGGAATCACACTCAAGGACGCAAAGTCCGAAGCTGGATCAGAGCTGGGCGAGGCAATAGAGGCTGACGAGTCAATTCGCGAGCTTATCCAGACTGCTGAAGGCCTCGAAGGCGTAACCCGCCATTCCAGCACACATGCTGCAGGTGTCGTCATCTCGCAGCAGCCGCTGGACGAAGTCGTGCCGCTCCAGCGACCCCAGAAGTCCGACGGCAGCGGTTCGGTCGCAACAACGACCCAGTACGCAATGGACCCTGTTGCGGCCCTCGGGCTGCTGAAGATGGACTTCCTGGGACTGGTCAATCTGACGGTGCTTGCGAAGGCCCGGGATCTCATCTCAGAGCATAGGGGAATTCACTTCGATCTGACCGAGATCCCCCTCGACGACACCAGTGCTTTCGACCTTCTCTCTCGGGGCGAGACCGTCGGCGTGTTCCAGCTTGAGGGTAGCGGGATGACCCGCTACATCAAGGAACTGAAGCCCAATACCCTTAGCGATGTTGCCGCGATGATAGCCCTCTATCGTCCCGGCCCAATGGAGCACATCTCGACTTTCATCGACGCTAAGCACGGACGTGTGCCGGTGTCGTACCTGCACCCCGATCTCGAGGACATTCTCGAAGAGACGTACGGCGTAATCGTCTATCAGGACCAGGTGCTCCACATTGCGCAGACATTCGCCGGCTACACGCTCGGCGAAGCGGACATCGTCCGCAAAGCTATGGGGAAGAAGATCCCCGCGATTATGGCCGAGGAGAGGGACAAGTTCCTTGAAGGTGCAAAAGGGCAGGGTTTCACCTCGCAGCTTTCCGAGCAGGTCTTCTCACTAGTTGAGCCGTTCGCTGGTTATGCGTTCAACAAGGCCCACTCTGTCAGCTATGGACTCATCTCCTACTGGACCGCCTATCTCAAGGCCAACTACACGCCAGAGTACATGGTCGCCCTGCTTAACTCATACGTGGGACACACCGACCGTATTACTACCGCAATAGCCGAATGCCAACGCCTGAAGATACAGGTGCTGCCTCCCAGCTTCACCAAGGGCTACACGGACTTCACGCTGGAGAGTCAGCAGGATGGGAGTATCGCCATCCGGTACGGAATGGGCGCCGTCAAGAACGTGGGGACCGCGTCAGTGGACGCTGTCGTGGAGTCCAGGGAGCGTCTCGGCGGCTTCGAGTCAATCGAAGAAATGTGTCGCGAGTCCGAGGAGATGGCGGGTGTCAACCGTAAGACACTAGAGTGTCTCATCAAGGTGGGAGCCTTGGACGACTTTGGTGACCGAGCCGCCGTTCTCGAGTCCATGGACAGGATTATCTCACTGGCTCAGAGTGAAGCGAGACTGAGGGACTCCAACCAGTCTACGATGTTCGATCTGTTTGGCGAGTCGGTCTCAGCGCCACTCACGACTATCTCGCTACCCGACGTTCGATCGTCAGATCGGGAGCGTGAGGAGTGGGAGAGAGAACTGATCGGAGTGTCACTGTCGAGCATCAGCGTACTCTCGTCGATTCTTACAATGGCGGACTCGGAGCATATCGTGTTCAGGAGCGACATCGACCAGAATCTGGCAGGTCAGAAGGTATCGGTAGTCGGCCAGGTCGCCTCTGTTACTCAGCGATTCACGAGGAACAACAAACCATTCATAATCGCCGGACTTGGACTGATGGACGGGCAGATTGAAGTCTTCGTCTGGGAAGAGCAGATGCAGGAGTCCGAGGGTCTCTGGGAAGTTGGGCAGACCGTGGCCGTTGCCGGAACGGTGCGGGTGAGGGAAGACCAGATAAGCATCAGCTGCACTAATGCCGGACTGTTCAGTCCTGATGAACCCGAAAAACAATCAGAAGAGCCATCTGTGACCAAGTCGCCCGCTGCGGTGGTCTCAGAGGTGCGCGATTCCGCGGCGAGGTACGACGAAGACTTGGAACAGAAACGAGACTACAGCGAAACTTCTGCCAACGGCACGGCTAATGGTGCGTCTGACAAGAATGGCGACGTCAACGGCGAGATTCCCAGCCTCGCCCACTCAAGGCCTGTCGTGCCCAACCAGCTCAGTTTGATGATCAGGGAAACAGATAGCCCCGTCGATGACCAGATGATGCTGGATGACGTGAAGAGATTGCTCCTGGAGTACTCGGGGTCCGACCAGGTTATGCTCGAGATAGCTGCGCAGGGCCAGATCCACAGGTTGGAGTGGACTACTATCCAGGTCAACGCCTGTGATGAGTTGAGAGACCGCCTTGAGGAAGTGTTGGCCGACTCCGGTTCGGTGAGCTTACAGCCCGCTCTAACGTGA
- a CDS encoding methylated-DNA--[protein]-cysteine S-methyltransferase codes for MSDRFYHVFQTDQGWVGLLASRSGIRRSTLPCETPDESVASLGPEIDGANQARTELGDVPDLLTAYLSGEDVDLYSVKLDIDDATEFYINAWNACRSIPRGETRTYGWLARRAGNPNASRAAGQTMARNRVPLIVPCHRVVGSDGSLRGFGSGSERLDLKRWLLDMESGSRRLL; via the coding sequence ATGAGCGACAGGTTCTACCACGTATTTCAGACCGATCAGGGCTGGGTTGGCCTTCTCGCATCGAGATCAGGCATTCGTCGCAGTACCCTGCCCTGCGAAACTCCGGACGAGAGCGTTGCCTCTCTGGGTCCTGAGATCGACGGTGCAAATCAAGCCAGAACGGAACTGGGCGATGTTCCGGACCTGTTGACAGCGTACCTGTCGGGAGAAGATGTCGACCTCTACAGCGTCAAGCTCGACATTGACGATGCGACGGAGTTCTACATCAATGCGTGGAACGCCTGCCGGTCTATTCCGAGGGGGGAGACACGTACTTATGGGTGGCTCGCCAGGCGCGCCGGTAATCCGAACGCCTCACGCGCGGCCGGCCAGACTATGGCGAGAAACAGGGTACCTCTGATCGTACCCTGCCACAGGGTTGTCGGAAGCGACGGCAGTCTGCGCGGCTTCGGAAGCGGCAGCGAAAGGCTTGACCTCAAGCGGTGGCTGCTGGACATGGAGAGCGGGTCACGTCGACTGCTCTAA
- a CDS encoding UTP--glucose-1-phosphate uridylyltransferase, with protein sequence MSIRKAVIPVAGFGTRFLPATKAVPKNVLPVFDKPSIHFCIEEAAGAGIEEIILVVSRKQEAIPRYFEEWPELEAALSGRGNTKVLDEIKNISSLAKITCVTQTEQKGLGHAVLMTRDAVGNEPFAVFLPDDIIWADRPTIGEMIDLRDSTGSFVIAVKRVPDEAIPNLGIVSPEGESETNHKVAGMVEKPPLEEAPSNLAIIGRYVLGPEIFDTLENVTPGALNEIQLTDAIAAHMDSPGVYGHEFSGEHFDVGTPLGMLKASVAAGLRRDDVAGELREWLTDALEPGLEGGC encoded by the coding sequence ATGTCGATCCGCAAGGCAGTAATACCGGTAGCAGGGTTCGGGACCAGGTTCTTGCCCGCGACCAAGGCAGTCCCCAAGAACGTTCTCCCGGTGTTCGACAAGCCGTCCATACACTTCTGCATCGAGGAAGCCGCCGGGGCGGGTATCGAGGAGATCATCCTGGTCGTATCTCGCAAGCAGGAGGCTATCCCCAGGTACTTTGAGGAGTGGCCTGAGCTTGAGGCCGCGCTGTCGGGGCGAGGCAACACGAAGGTGCTGGATGAGATCAAGAACATCTCGTCGCTCGCGAAGATCACCTGCGTCACGCAGACCGAGCAGAAGGGGCTCGGTCACGCCGTGTTGATGACGCGAGACGCCGTTGGTAACGAGCCGTTCGCAGTATTTCTGCCTGACGATATTATCTGGGCTGATCGTCCGACGATTGGCGAGATGATCGATCTGAGGGACTCCACAGGATCATTTGTGATCGCCGTGAAACGCGTGCCAGACGAGGCAATTCCGAACCTCGGAATCGTGTCGCCCGAGGGAGAATCGGAGACCAACCACAAGGTGGCCGGGATGGTGGAGAAGCCTCCGCTGGAGGAGGCGCCGTCAAACCTTGCGATTATTGGCCGGTACGTGTTGGGACCCGAGATATTCGATACGCTGGAGAATGTCACGCCGGGCGCGCTCAATGAGATCCAGCTTACGGACGCGATCGCGGCGCACATGGACAGCCCCGGCGTGTACGGGCACGAATTCAGCGGGGAGCACTTCGACGTCGGCACTCCGCTCGGAATGCTGAAGGCGTCGGTTGCCGCCGGACTGCGACGGGACGATGTAGCAGGAGAACTGCGCGAGTGGCTAACAGACGCGCTCGAACCGGGATTAGAGGGAGGCTGCTGA
- a CDS encoding diphosphate--fructose-6-phosphate 1-phosphotransferase: MQSGGCTNVLNRSLYGLASEFTRTGEGTLYGVPHGFEGLLEGRSVNLSSVSESQWATVANAPGAAIGSTRRKLRDEDVDSVFDFMDRVDIGFWFIIGGNDSAETGHTLQTLSGERGYDLCVVNVPKTIDNDLVLTDHCPGYGSAARFIALAVMGSGRDAEAMQGASPITIMEVMGRDAGWLAAASALAKRDERDAPHVICVPEVPQTEDDFISRVEHAYAKHGFCVAVISENTRTPGGNPIGGQDEPWFTDDFGHQYYDGPARYLAGLASRTLGVRARYEKPGTIQRSFIEAASEPDLQEAEMAGRAAVTAALNGNRGVMITLERDETHGYNCFTGVALLEQVGGLVRPMPDSFLSRDEGFVTQDFINYLKPLVGPLPTMGRLI; encoded by the coding sequence ATGCAGTCCGGCGGCTGCACGAACGTCCTCAACAGGAGCCTGTACGGCCTCGCGTCGGAATTTACCCGAACTGGCGAGGGCACCCTATACGGCGTTCCCCATGGCTTCGAGGGTCTCCTGGAAGGCAGGAGCGTCAACCTTTCGTCGGTGTCCGAGTCTCAGTGGGCGACTGTGGCAAACGCGCCTGGTGCAGCCATCGGCTCAACCCGCCGCAAGCTGCGTGACGAAGATGTAGATTCCGTCTTCGACTTCATGGACAGGGTCGACATCGGCTTCTGGTTCATCATCGGTGGCAACGACTCGGCTGAAACGGGACATACCCTTCAGACACTGTCCGGCGAGCGTGGATACGACCTCTGCGTCGTGAACGTGCCCAAGACCATCGACAACGACCTTGTACTTACTGACCACTGCCCCGGCTACGGCAGTGCCGCCAGGTTCATCGCGCTTGCCGTGATGGGATCAGGCCGCGACGCCGAGGCCATGCAGGGTGCATCCCCGATCACGATCATGGAGGTCATGGGCCGCGACGCCGGCTGGCTTGCTGCCGCGTCTGCTCTGGCAAAACGCGATGAGCGTGATGCGCCGCACGTCATCTGTGTACCGGAGGTCCCGCAAACTGAGGACGATTTCATCTCCCGCGTCGAACACGCATACGCGAAGCATGGCTTCTGCGTAGCTGTCATCTCGGAGAATACGAGAACTCCCGGCGGCAATCCAATCGGAGGACAGGACGAGCCCTGGTTCACGGATGACTTCGGCCACCAGTACTATGACGGTCCTGCGAGATACCTGGCCGGACTCGCCAGCCGTACCCTTGGCGTGAGGGCGCGATACGAGAAGCCGGGCACGATACAGCGTTCGTTCATCGAGGCGGCTTCCGAACCTGACTTGCAGGAGGCCGAGATGGCGGGAAGGGCTGCAGTCACTGCTGCACTCAATGGCAACCGCGGGGTCATGATCACTCTGGAACGTGACGAAACCCACGGTTACAATTGTTTTACAGGTGTTGCGCTACTCGAACAGGTCGGAGGCTTGGTCAGGCCCATGCCTGATTCATTCCTTTCGAGGGACGAGGGGTTCGTGACCCAGGACTTTATCAACTACCTGAAGCCCCTTGTGGGACCTCTACCCACCATGGGCCGCCTGATTTAA